The following DNA comes from Calditrichota bacterium.
GAATCGCAACTGTGGAGGGATCGGGTGGAATGGTGACAAAGGCTCTTAGCCCATTTGCGCGGCCCGCGCCAGGTTTGCCCATTAGGCGCGGTGCGCCCCCTTTGCGGCGCCCCACCAGAGCAGAGGCGGAGCGCTTCCCAAAGGTGGCCAGAGAATTCATCGAGAGGACGCGCGCCGAACAGACGCTTTTGGTGAACAGACGCCTCTACCATCTCGACTGGATGGCGGACCGTCATTTCGTCTTGGCCGGGGCGACTGGCCAGGGCCTTGGCGGCGCCCTGGCTGTGGCGACTCTGTTCCGTCTGGGGCGTCGCGGCAGCCTGACCGTCATTTCGCGCGACTTGTCCCTATCGGTGGGATACCAGAGCGGCCTCCTGTTGCAGCAGATGGCTGAGCAGTTGGATCTCGGGGAGCGCTTCCACTGGGTGAACGACGGCCTGGCAGCCTCAGGCGAAGCCTTCGAGCACATCGTGGCGGCTCTGCGCCGGGCTGGTGCCGACGAAGTGGTGTACATCAACACAGTCGCCTCGGCAAGCTCTGGGCTCTTGCCGGGATTCCCACCAGTGTACGTGAAAGACATTGACCGCGACGGCCTCTTCCAGTGGGAACTGGAGCCGCTTAGCGACAAGGCCATCGAGACGACCAAATACGTCATGGGCACGCTGGCGGTGCAATTCCCCATGGCGCTCGAGAAGGCAGGCATTCACGTGGAAGTGAGCGCCTTTGCCGATTGGCGTGGCAGCCTGGACCACTGCAGCCGCAACCCTGCAATCCCTGAGTACGGTCGCCATGGGCCCTATTCCACCAGCCTCTTCTTGCCGAAAGACATCATCCAGGCAGCCACCAGAGCAGCCTACAAGACCTCGCGCAAAGTGATTGACGTCTTCTTTCCGGTAATGAAGACGCGCGCCCTGTCGTACATCCCCGGCGGCAGACTCATGGCGCTGCTGTACGACGAGCTGCGCCGCCGCGAAGAGCTGCCCTTCATCGATATTCCAGAGCTGGCGGTGGCCTTCCTGCACCGCGTCGGCCGCGTGCTCGACAAAGGCGTGGATAACCTGTTTCCACGCCTCGACCTCCACGAGGCCTCTTTGGACTTTTGGTTCTACGAGGTGATGCAACGCCTCACCACGGACGAGAACGACGAGTTCTACTACAAACGGTGGATTCGCGATGACTGGGAGGAATAGCTCGCCTGCTACCCCATCAGGCGATTGCTTGCCCTTGGCGACAAGTTGACGAGGAGGAAAGCAATGCATCTCTCAGCATCTACACGGGTGGGAGAGCTTTTGAAGGAGTACCCGTTTTTACTCGACTTTTTGGTGAGTCGCTCGGAGAAGTTTAAGCTGCTGACGAACCCTTTGCTGCGGCGCACGGTGGGACAAGTGGCTACCCTTGCGCAGGTGGCGTCCATCGGCGGCATCGAGCTGGCCACATTGCTTGCGGAGATAGCCGGGGAGATCAAGCGTCAGACCGGCCAAGAGGTGACGCTGGATACCTCGGTGGTCCCCCAGGTCACTGTCACTGACCCCGCCCAGCGGATCGAGATGCTCAAGGCCATCATTGCCGACTTGCACGAGGGGCGGGACGTGGCCACTGCTAGGCAGCGTTTCCGGGAGCTCATCAAGGACGTCGAGCCCAGCGAGATTGCGGCCATGGAGCAGAAGCTCATCGCAGAGGGGATGCCCGAGGCTGAAGTCAGGCGTCTGTGCGACGTGCACGTGGAGGTGTTCAAAGAGGCTTTGGAGCGCCACGAGCTGCCTGGTGCACCGCCTGGACATCCAGTGCACACCTTCATGCAGGAAAACCGCGCCATAGAGGGACTCTTGCAACAGGTCCGAGAGCTCACCGCACAACCTACCCTTCCCCCGGAGGCGCTGGCCAGGCTCGCCGCCGTGGTGGGCGAGCTGCGCAAAGTCGACCTGCATTACCTGCGGAAGGAGAACCAGCTCTTCCCTCTGCTGGAGAGACACGACGTGAGCGGGCCGTCGCAGGTCATGTGGGCGATTCACGACGACATTCGTGCGCAGCTCAAGAGGTGTGCCCAACTGCTGGAGGGAGGGAACACAGCCGAGGCGATCGCTGTGCTGGCCCACGCTTCCCAAGAGATTGCCGACATGGTCTACAAGGAGGAGCACATCTTGTTCCCCCTGGCCTTGGAGCTCCTGGCGCCGGAGGAATGGGCGCGGGTGAAGTCGGGCGAGGAAGAGATCGGGTTTGCCTGGATTGCTCCACCCCCGCCCTGGGAGCCGAAAGCTGAGGAACCTCCTCCCGTGGCAGCACCTGCGCAGGCGTGGAACTTCGACACCGGCCACTTGACTCCTGAGCAGGCCAACCTGATCCTGACCCACTTGCCAATCGACCTTTCGTTCGTTAATGAGCGTGACGAAGTGGTCTACTACTCGGCCACCAGAGAGCGGATCTTTCCGCGGAGTCCTGGAGTTATCGGGCGCAAGGTGCAAAAGTGCCACCCGCCGAAGAGCGTGCACATCGTGCAGCAAATCCTTGACGATTTTCGCAGCGGCAAGAAGGACGTGGCTGAGTTTTGGATCACCGCGCATGGGCGCTTTATTCACATCCGCTACTTTGCGGTGCGCGACAGGGCAGGAGTCTATCGTGGTTGTCTTGATGAGACGCAGGACGTGCCCGGCATTCGCGCGCTCACCGGGGAGAAGCGACTGCTGGACTGGTAATGGCAGGTTCGGCAGGGGCCTCGTCGCGGTGCCCCTGTGCGTATGAGGCAGGAGACCAACTGAAGGAGGTGCACAATGTCCATCGCAAAGCTGAAATGGGCAGCCATTGCCGCCTTTGTGGTAGCGATGGTGGTACTGTTGGGTGGTGGACTGGCAGCCAAGCGGCAACTTGCCCCCTATCCGGGTAGCGTGACCGATGGCGAGGGGAGAGTCCTCTTCACCCGGGCGGACATACTGCAGGGGCAGGAGGTCTATCAACGGCATGGCCTGATGGACCATGGCAGTGTGTGGGGGCACGGTTCGCAGCGCGGGCCGGAATTCTCGGCCCTCACCCTGCACCTCATCGGCGAGGTCCTGCGCGATGAGGCGGCATTTCAGGAGTTTGGTCGCTCGTACGCAGAACTGGACCAAACGGAAAGAGAGCTCGTTGACTTGAAGACCAAGTGGGAGGTCAAGGAGAATCGCTACGATCCTGAGGCGGATCGGCTGGTGCTCACGCCCACCCAAGTCAAGGCCTTAGCGCGCGTGCAGCAGTACTGGGACAAGGTACTGGGAGAGGGGGAGCTTCGCTACGGCTTCTTGCCGCAAACGGTCAAGGATCCCGCAGACCGGCAGCAGATCGCGCGCTTTTTCTTCTGGACTGCCTGGGTTGCCTCGGTGCAGCGCCCTGGGGAAGACTACTCCTACACCAACAATTGGCCTCCTGATCGCAGCGTGGGCAATACTGCCACCACGAACGTCTACCTCTGGACGCTGGGGGGTATCTTTTCCCTGTTCATCGTGTTGGGGCTGTTCATCTATTGGGTGCACCACCATCAGCTTTGGTACGGGGAGGCGCGCGGCGTGCCCCTGGCGGAGAGACTCATTGACATGCCGCTTACGCCCAGCCAGTTCCGAGCCGCAAAGTTCTTCCTTGTCGTCATCCTTCTGTTCCTCCTGCAGACCACCTTCGGAGGGCTGCTCGCCCACTACACGGTGCATCCGCGCAGCTTCTACGTGTCGTGGATCGCCAAGGTCATGCCGTACAGTTGGGCAAAGAGCTGGCATCTGCAATTGGCCATCTTCTGGATTGCCACTACCTGGGTGGCCTCAGCCATCTACTTGGCGCCCATCCTGGGCGGGCGGGAGCCGAAGCGGCAAGGGCTCCTGGTGAACATCCTGTTCGTCGCCGTGGTCGCTGTTGCCCTGGGTAGCCTTTTTGGCGAGGTGGCGGGCATCAAGGGGTTGCTCGGCAAGGCGTGGTTCTGGCTCGGGCATCAGGGGTGGGAGTATCTTGAGCTTGGTCGGCTGTGGCAGATTCTCCTTTTCGTAGGACTTATCGCCTGGCTGCTCATCGTCTACCGCGCGGTGGCTCACCACCTCCGGCTCAAGCACAAGGACGAGTTTACCGCGCTGATCTGGTTCTATCTGCTCAGTGCCATCCTGGTGGTGGGGTTTTTCGGCTTTGGTCTCATGTACGGCCGGGGTACCCACCTCACACTGGCCGATTACTGGCGCTGGTTCGTGGTGCACATCTGGGTGGAGAGCATTTTCGAGTTCTTCGGCGTGGCTGTGATTTCCACCCTGTTGGTGGCCATGGGGCTGGTGACGGCCCAGGCGGCGCTGCGGGTGGCCTACTTCACGGCCGCCCTGGTCTTCCTCACCGGGATCATCGGCACCGCCCACCACTACTTCTGGTATGGCGGTCCCTCGTTCTGGCTTGGCTGGGGTGCTGTCTTTTCGTCCATGGAGCCGGTGCCGCTGTTTGGCCTGGTGGTGAGGGCATTGATGGAATACAAGGCGGTCAAGGGGCAAGGGCAGGAGTTCCCTTATCGTTGGCCCTTCTACTTCCTGGTTGCCTCCTCCTTCTGGACCTTTCTCGGGGCTGGCGTGTTCGGATTTCTGATCAATCTGCCCATTGTCAACTACTTCGAGCATGGCACCTATCTGACCATGAATCACGGTCACACAGCCTTGTTCGGCACCTATGGCATGTTGTCCATCGCGTTGCTACTTTTCTCGTGGCGCGGCCTGGTGGAGAAGGCGCGGTGGAACGACCGCCTGCTTGGGCTTTCCTTCTGGGGCCTGAACGGTGGTCTGCTCCTGATGGCCCTGGCCACCCTGTTGCCGGTGGGCATTATGCAGGCCTGGACGAGCTTCAAAGAGGGGCT
Coding sequences within:
- a CDS encoding cbb3-type cytochrome c oxidase subunit I; this encodes MSIAKLKWAAIAAFVVAMVVLLGGGLAAKRQLAPYPGSVTDGEGRVLFTRADILQGQEVYQRHGLMDHGSVWGHGSQRGPEFSALTLHLIGEVLRDEAAFQEFGRSYAELDQTERELVDLKTKWEVKENRYDPEADRLVLTPTQVKALARVQQYWDKVLGEGELRYGFLPQTVKDPADRQQIARFFFWTAWVASVQRPGEDYSYTNNWPPDRSVGNTATTNVYLWTLGGIFSLFIVLGLFIYWVHHHQLWYGEARGVPLAERLIDMPLTPSQFRAAKFFLVVILLFLLQTTFGGLLAHYTVHPRSFYVSWIAKVMPYSWAKSWHLQLAIFWIATTWVASAIYLAPILGGREPKRQGLLVNILFVAVVAVALGSLFGEVAGIKGLLGKAWFWLGHQGWEYLELGRLWQILLFVGLIAWLLIVYRAVAHHLRLKHKDEFTALIWFYLLSAILVVGFFGFGLMYGRGTHLTLADYWRWFVVHIWVESIFEFFGVAVISTLLVAMGLVTAQAALRVAYFTAALVFLTGIIGTAHHYFWYGGPSFWLGWGAVFSSMEPVPLFGLVVRALMEYKAVKGQGQEFPYRWPFYFLVASSFWTFLGAGVFGFLINLPIVNYFEHGTYLTMNHGHTALFGTYGMLSIALLLFSWRGLVEKARWNDRLLGLSFWGLNGGLLLMALATLLPVGIMQAWTSFKEGLWVARDASFFEREPVVLLGQLRMIPDLIIILLGVVPLAYFLFSTYRRLKPPAIKAGESVWKELGTEL
- a CDS encoding DUF438 domain-containing protein, translated to MHLSASTRVGELLKEYPFLLDFLVSRSEKFKLLTNPLLRRTVGQVATLAQVASIGGIELATLLAEIAGEIKRQTGQEVTLDTSVVPQVTVTDPAQRIEMLKAIIADLHEGRDVATARQRFRELIKDVEPSEIAAMEQKLIAEGMPEAEVRRLCDVHVEVFKEALERHELPGAPPGHPVHTFMQENRAIEGLLQQVRELTAQPTLPPEALARLAAVVGELRKVDLHYLRKENQLFPLLERHDVSGPSQVMWAIHDDIRAQLKRCAQLLEGGNTAEAIAVLAHASQEIADMVYKEEHILFPLALELLAPEEWARVKSGEEEIGFAWIAPPPPWEPKAEEPPPVAAPAQAWNFDTGHLTPEQANLILTHLPIDLSFVNERDEVVYYSATRERIFPRSPGVIGRKVQKCHPPKSVHIVQQILDDFRSGKKDVAEFWITAHGRFIHIRYFAVRDRAGVYRGCLDETQDVPGIRALTGEKRLLDW